The sequence below is a genomic window from Salicibibacter cibarius.
CCTTGCTGTTTCCACTTATAAACGACGTTTCCTCGCTTGTCTTGGGCCAAATAATCCTTTCGTTCCAACCAATCCACCACTTTTGGATGGATGTTTCGATCCTGGGTTAAATACTGATGCATCCGCGTCGTATCGCTCTCCTCGTAGTGAACAGGATATCGGTAGGGTTCAGCCGATTTTTTTTCCGATGGCGGCCGTTCCTTTTCTTTATAATTGCTGTTCGTAATATCTCTAACGGCTTCTGGGAAAGACATGCCATAATACATCTGCGCAAAGTTAATGACGCCGGCACCTTTTTTGCCTCTCGAGTTCCACGCATACATTTGGTCACGGATTATTAAACTATCATGCTCTGTATTCCGGTAGTAATGACCTTCCTTCTTAAAGGTTTCGCCTTTCGCCTCCAAGTAGTCTAATAGATCCACACGTTTGGCACGTTCCACTTGATCTGTACGGACACGGCCTCCCATACCGTATTCCCTCCTTTTTAAACATGTTTTGTAAACCTCAAAATATTCATGTTTTCAGAAACATACCTTTTTTGTTTTCAAGGCATTGGCATTATTGAGATTGAACCCATACATGTCGGATATCATAAAAATGAAAGGCATAAGGACAAAGATATCCTTATGCCTTTTTTGCTATTACATATCAGGTTCCGGCCCTTTAATACCTGTTTGCGTGCCGGTGCTGATGGGTGATGTGGCCACCGGATCTTTTTGTTCTCGACGTTCCCGTTCATTCGAGCGCTCAGCGCTTTTCTGCGACGTTTTTCCTTCGTCCTTGCTGTATTCATCCAATTGCTTTTCAAGGGAATCTAAGCGTTTCTGACCTTGCTCAGACAAGGGTAATTCTTTGATCTCTTGCAACGATTCTTTCTTCAATGCATAAACCGTTTGTGGATCATGGTTCTTCTCAAATTCTTTCATGCGCTGCCAGCGATCCTGTTGGTCGCCGGATTCTTCTCGGTCTAATTGCTTACCAACCCCCGGTTCAATTAAGCTCATAATTTCGCGTTTATAATGATCTTTAAAATTTAGGTGTTCCGCGCTTTTTTCCTCTTTATTAAACGGACCTGCGTTTCGTTCATTGGCATGCATTTCGTTGCGACAGGCTTTAAGCAACGGGCTTTCTTGACGGGTCAAAGTTGGTTTTTCTCGTTCCTCCGCGTCCAACGATCGTTTGTGTTCATCGTGAGCTGTTACCGGGGATTGGTCAGGGTGCTCTTTCTCCGTGGCGCGTTTTGTTTGATGAATCATTGCATTTTCCCCTTTCGTTTCCTCTTTGGCTTGGGATTGATCTTTTTCCAAGGCTTGGTCAAGTGTTCGCTCCATCGTCGTGATAAACTTATGAGACGTATCCTGGACCTCTTTGAGTAATTGCTGATGATCGTTAAAGGTGCGGTTTTTCGTCCAATGTTTGAGGTAATCCAACGAGTAATCTGACGTATCCACGCCGAAATGAGACGCTACCGTGTAGGCGGTCATTTCTGCCTGAAACTCTTTCTCCGGTCGTAAATACTGATGGGCGGTTTCAGTCGTGTGCAGTTTCGCATGGCATAACTCATGCAAGAGTGTTTTGACGTTCTGTCGTTCATCATTACGCGGATTTAAAGCCACCTCCTTTGTGTGGGTATAGCTAACGCCTTTGGCAGCGCCTAACTCTTGCTTAGGGTCCACAATCGAAATGCCATTTTCTTTCGCAATGGCTTCCATGCCTTTGCGAAGTTGACCATAATCCTGAACCTTTCCCTCCATCCATTTATTGGGAAAGATAGAGGGCAAATCAGCTCGAGTGGCTGACGTCTGGCTGATATCAAAGACGGTTCCCGTTGAAAACACAAGACGGCCATCTCGTTTAGGGAGATGACCGTCTTGAATGTGTGTTTGTTCTTCTTTTGTCGCATGTTTAACGGATTTCCATGTGCCTTCCTCGTTCTGAAATTGCTCGCCAAGCTGTTGGGGGACCAAGATTTTGAAGCCTTTCTCTCCCTTTTGCACGGGGAAACCTTTATCTTTCCAAAACTTATAGGAGCCAACGGCTTCGGCACCCGGAAATTGCGATTGCATGAGTTGGACATTATTCCGAGAGTAGTTGTGAAATTGCCCCATAAACCGCAAATATGTTTTCATTTGATCTTCAGAATAGAAATGATTGGCCACGTTTTCTTCCATGCCCCTTGTCAGTTCCTCGACTTCTTGTTTTATTGCTTCCGGCGATTTTTTCGATCTAGTCCTCGCCATGGTTCCATCCCCGATCGGCGGCCTCAATCAGTTCTTCCATCTCCGCCTCGTGATAATTTCGGCCCACGTCCAGCACCATCTTTTTCGTTTTCGTATCAAACAGGATCAACAAATTCTCTTGGTTGACTAAATGCTGTTCCAAGGCAGCTTTATCCGCCGCGTCAATTTCAATTGTATAACGGGTATCGCCGACTAAAATCTCAACATCATGATCCCCTAAACTTTCAAACACACCCACTTCGTAGCGTTCATCCAGAAAAAACATTTACACTCCTCCTTCTGTTTGCTTTGCTTTTCGACTCTCTTCCCAATCCATTTTTTTCTGCCTTTGATGGGCGATTCGCTCTTTGATTTCATCTTTGGCAATGCTCACCGGTTGACTTTCCATGTTCGATGTTGTGATAAGGTGATCCTCGTTCATAAGCATGCCATTCATAAGTTCAATGAGAATCTGCGTATTTCGATCAGCATTATTTACCCCCAGTTGTAGTTTCTTTAATTCAGCGTCAAATACCTGTCGGAATTGTTCGGCGGCCATATTCATGATCGCTCGATTAGAACGATCTTCAATCTTCCAGGCTTCATGCTCTTGGATGATTTTTTCCAACGCTTGCCCGTTGTAGGTTATATCGTGCTGCTCCCGGTAATCATCGATATAGTCCATCACGTGCGGAAGCACACGGAGATTCATGCGTTTACGTTCACTCAAGGGTTCTTCCCTACCTTTCATGTTCAATCGATCGTTCTAAGCTTTGGTGGTCCCTATCATTCATATACTCTTGATACGTCTGCCTCATCGATCGGTTGAGACGTCTTAATGATTGTTGCACGGCGATGCCCGATGACATTCCAGGTCGCATCGTTTTTCCATCGTCTTTGCCTTCGGTCTTTGCTTGTTGTTGGTGCAACTGATCATCGAACGTTTTCATTTCCTTTAAAAACGCATTGCCCATACGCTTATAAAGATCATCCATCTTATTCTTTTTATAGTTATCAAATCGACGTGTTTCTTTAGGGCCGTCTCCATAAGCTACCTTCATTTCTTCCACTTCCGTATCTAAACGTAGGTGTAAGTTTTGAAGATCATTAGTATGATGTTTTTTTAAATAATTGGTGGTTAGCTGGTCAATCATTGGCCGGATAGGATTTAAGCTATTGTAACCATAATTCCATTGACGTTTATCTTCCGGTAACCGTTTATAAATATCCTTGAATAGAGGTTTCATATCTCGGTTGCGCCATCTCAATGTGTTATCTTGTTTTTTACCATCAACCATCTTTCCTCGTATGATTTGATTAATTTGTTCGCGTTCATAACTTCTGTCTTGTAATCCGTTGACCACTTCACTTTTCATAGCGCTGAGTGTTTGAGGTTTCCGTTTTCCTCGTTCTCTTGTTGGGAAGGGTTCCACGGTGGCCACATGAATGTGAATGTTATCTGTATTTCGATGAATGGCTGCCGACCAAATCGCACTTTGTTCGAGACCTTCTTTTTTAACCATCGCTTGCATGGATGAACGTGTGACATCCTTCAATGCTTTTTCGT
It includes:
- the mobP2 gene encoding MobP2 family relaxase; the encoded protein is MSQSKITPGVVLKTKFITSNKKAFHQYVNYVDREEAKGDKQLPAQMFSLYNHYMDDPEKTSALFTEKRDYLDTHDKDELKHAFQQAQENKSLMWQDVITFDNPWLEKQGIYDRQTRRLDEKALKDVTRSSMQAMVKKEGLEQSAIWSAAIHRNTDNIHIHVATVEPFPTRERGKRKPQTLSAMKSEVVNGLQDRSYEREQINQIIRGKMVDGKKQDNTLRWRNRDMKPLFKDIYKRLPEDKRQWNYGYNSLNPIRPMIDQLTTNYLKKHHTNDLQNLHLRLDTEVEEMKVAYGDGPKETRRFDNYKKNKMDDLYKRMGNAFLKEMKTFDDQLHQQQAKTEGKDDGKTMRPGMSSGIAVQQSLRRLNRSMRQTYQEYMNDRDHQSLERSIEHER
- a CDS encoding ImmA/IrrE family metallo-endopeptidase, with the translated sequence MARTRSKKSPEAIKQEVEELTRGMEENVANHFYSEDQMKTYLRFMGQFHNYSRNNVQLMQSQFPGAEAVGSYKFWKDKGFPVQKGEKGFKILVPQQLGEQFQNEEGTWKSVKHATKEEQTHIQDGHLPKRDGRLVFSTGTVFDISQTSATRADLPSIFPNKWMEGKVQDYGQLRKGMEAIAKENGISIVDPKQELGAAKGVSYTHTKEVALNPRNDERQNVKTLLHELCHAKLHTTETAHQYLRPEKEFQAEMTAYTVASHFGVDTSDYSLDYLKHWTKNRTFNDHQQLLKEVQDTSHKFITTMERTLDQALEKDQSQAKEETKGENAMIHQTKRATEKEHPDQSPVTAHDEHKRSLDAEEREKPTLTRQESPLLKACRNEMHANERNAGPFNKEEKSAEHLNFKDHYKREIMSLIEPGVGKQLDREESGDQQDRWQRMKEFEKNHDPQTVYALKKESLQEIKELPLSEQGQKRLDSLEKQLDEYSKDEGKTSQKSAERSNERERREQKDPVATSPISTGTQTGIKGPEPDM